In bacterium, the sequence ATTCGTGAAACGTCGCCGGCAAACGCAATTGAAATTATGGTGAGGAAAGTCTTGTGACAGATGCTCTCGAGCCGGTCGAACTGGACCGGACAAAGGGATATTTCACTCCGTCAACAGTTGCGGAGTTCATGATATTAAACAGCGAAGTTCGAAAGGACGCTCGCATAATTGATCCAGCCGCTGGTGACGGGACTTTCATTCAAACGCTTCTCAGACGCGGGTACCGTCGAGTTTGGGGCATTGAGGTCATGGAGGACCGCGCCGCCGAACTACGCGAGCGCACGAAGGCTTGCAATGGATTCAGCATTCTATCCGGCGACGCGCTTGACCTGGCAACTCTCGGCAGCTGGGCGGTGGGGTCGTTCGACGTGGCGATCGGTAACCCTCCGTTTTCGTACCGGCGCTCGAAAATAAGCGACGAGAGAATCCTTGCCAACTTTGAGCTTGGCCGACCCAACCAGGCAGTAGAGATTCTATTCCTCGAGCGCTTCATACAGCTTGTCCGCCCAAGTGGGCTTATCAGGATCATTTTGCCGATGAATATCTTCGCCAATACCACGCTGCAATATGTGCGCGATTTCATTTTAGAGAACCTCTGGATTGAGGCGGTGGTTGGGTTGCCCAGACACACGTTCGGGGGCACATCGGCTAAGACGGCGATTCTGTTTGGCCAGAAGAGAGGGAAGAGCTGGGGCGTGCGTGGCGACCTCTGGAGCCAAAAACGCGTCAAGTTGGCGAGCATCCCGGATGTCAAGTCGCTGCCCGACCTTGCGGGGATGACAATAGATAGCCCAGATGAGGGCCTGCTGGCCAGTATGGTGGACATTCAGACCAGAATGGACCCCGATTATCACTTCGCGGGGGCAGGAACGTCCCGGATAGTTGAACGCTCAACGGTTCCCTTTGCACCGCTGGGTGAGCTGGCCGATGTGCACACAGGGTTCTTCAAGTACGGCGATACTGGCCATCTCGTGCATTCGTCGGTTCCGAGGAATAGGCTGGAAAGGGACAAGTACATTCGACTGCTCAAGGCTAAGAACCTCTCAATCTACGGGTTCAGGTTCGGCGTGGATGACTTCTTCATAAGGAAGGACGAGGAGCTCTTCAGGCCTTGGGCATGCCTCAACGTTGGCGACGTCATGGTTGTGCGAGTCGGGGCAGGCTGCGTGGGGCGAGCGACGTGCGTGATAGATGAGCAATACAACGGCCAAGCAGACGATTGGATGCTCATCGTCGAGCACAAACGCGTGAACCCCGCATATCTCGCATTCTACCTAAACAGCTCAATCGGCAGAGCATTTGTTATGAGAGAGGCGCAGGGAACAGGAACGCTTAGCATCAGCAAGGGCAAGCTCCTGAAAGTTCAGGTCCCGATGCTGCTTGAGAACGAGCAAAGCGAGCTCGAGGCCCAGGTCAAGAAAATGTATGAGGCACAACGCCTCGGGAAATTGGACAGAGCTAAATCGATCTTCTCCTCGCTCGAAAAAAGGCTCGAGCTACTTGTCCTTAAGCAATAGCCTTCACCGATCTCGCCTTACTACTTAGTCGGTTAGGTCTGAAGGTGATAACTGTCGCCGAAGCAAGCGGGCCCACGGTGAAGGCGAGCGCCGAAAAGGTTCTTCAGACGTGTCCTGGGCCGAGGTCCCACGTGCCCGTCTCCACCGATCCCGCCGGGCGACAAAGAGCTCGTCAACTCGCCGTACATCAAGGAATCCGCCAAATCGCGAGGTGAGCACATCTTCTTGCTGCGACAGCGGCCAGTACCTAGCATTGCCCTTACTGGCTGTCCAATAAGTCCGTTTCAACGGGGATGACGCAGCGGGGTATGCCACATGTAGGGGCAGGCCTTGTGTCTGCCCGAATATATAGATGGGCGGAGACAAGCCCCGCCCCTACGACTGCACACGGACTTATTGGACAGCCTCCTTAGTCTAGGGGATCGACCCCAGCCCGTCGGCAGGCTTGACACTATGAAATGGCGAGGAGTACAATGGCCGGTGAATAATCACAGGAGGAAAGTGTTATGGCTGAGAAAGACAGGACCCGCGAAGGGGCTGAGAAAAACGAGCCGGAGGCTGATAACGGGTTGCTAGAAAAGGATGAAGCGGACGCACAGGGCGAAGGTAATCTGGACGAAAGCGTTGAGCCTGAAATCGGCAGCAGTGAAGTAGAAGAACATTACAAGGGGCCGGTGAGGTATCACCTCACGTTAAGGGCTCGCGACCTATACCTCCTGGTGTTTGGCGCCGCACTGGTTATATTCGCCGCCTTCACGCTTGGAGCCATCGTCGGACGCTATTTGGGGCCCTATCCTAACCAGCAGGTTACGGCGGGGCTCGAGCGGCAGGACCTTTTCAACGAGGGAAAGGAACAGACAGTGGAGCCTACGCCCGACTCGACGCAGAAGCCGGCGCCAAGCCCCAGCATGAAGCACGAGGCAACCAGCAAACCCCAGAGCAGCTCGTCTGAGCCGTTTCACGTCCAAAAAGGCGAGAAGCTCTTGTCGCTGATTGCCACCCCAACCGAGTCTCCAAAGGCAACGCCGACACCACGAGCGAGGCGAACGCCGGTAGCCATCGCCACGGCCACGCCTAGTCCCAAGCCGACCGATAAGGCCCGCCAGGTCCCGAAAAAGGAGACGAAGACCACCGCCCGGGGGAAAACCCCAATCGGCAAGAAAGCCAGCAGCAGCGCCAAGAAGAGTTCCGTGAGTACCTATTACTCCGTTCAAGTTGGGGCCTTCAAGCGCCGAACGAACGCCCAGCGCGAAGTGAACAATCTCAAGCGTCTAGGATTTTACGGATGGATAAAACCACCCACCAAGCGTGTGCATTTCTATTGCGTTCTCGTCGGCAAGAAGAAGTCCGCCGCCGAGCGTGCCCCCCTCGTCAAAAAACTCAGAAAAGCCGGATATAAGAGCGTTCTGCTAAAAACATTTCACGAGATGCAATGAGTCTCAGGCCGCACCTGCCACCTTGGCTGCGGACCACATTCAGGTTCACGCCCGAGGTTCGCCAGACCAAGAGAATGCTCCGCAACCTCGTTCTGCACACTGTTTGTGAGGAGGCGCGATGTCCAAACATTGCGGAATGCTTCTCGCATGGGACTGCGACGTTCATGATTATGGGTAACGTGTGCATACGCAACTGCGCCTTTTGCGGCTGTCAGAAAGGCAGTCCAGAGAGCCTTGAGCCAATGGAGCCTATCAACGTGGCCCGCGCAACGAGGCAGCTGGGTCTTGGGCACTGCGTCGTTACGTCCGTCACGAGGGATGACCTGCACGACAAAGGAGCATCACATTTCGCACAGACGATTGAGGCGATAAGAGAGCTTAATCCGGACACGACCGTCGAGGTGCTAACGCCAGACTTTGCGGGCGAGCCCGAAGCCATCGAGGAGGTCGTCGAGGCGAGGCCGGATGTGTTCAACCACAACGTCGAGACAATTCCACGCCTCTATTCAAGCGTGCGGCCAGGGGCGGACTACGACATGTCGCTCGGCTTGCTCGCCATGGTGAAGCAGATGGACCCGAGCATTATTACGAAATCAGGGCTCATGGTTGGACTTTCCGAGACCATCAAAGAGGTCGAGGCAGTCTTTGCGGACCTCGCCTCGGCGGGCGTAGATGCTGTAACAGTCGGCCAGTACATGCAGCCCGCCCTTCGGAACGTTCAGGTCTCCAAGTACTACGAGCCGGATGCTTTTGACTATCTTGCTGAGCGAGGCAGGTCTTTGGGGATCAAACGTGTGCTCGCAGGGCCGCTCGTTAGAAGTTCCTACAAAGCAGCGGAGCTCATGAAAACGATTAGGAGCGAGTTTCCATGAATTGGAGGAAGGAATGATGAATCGAGCGACAATGTTGCTTGTTTGGGGCATGTTTGCGGTGCTGACGTCTCTCGATGTGGGGGCCACGAGCTACGTCTCCAGAGATTACTACAAGGTGGGCGACGATTGCACCTACCAGATACATGACCGAAGCATCGTTGGCGAGGTTGTCCTGGGCGTGAGCGGCCTCATCGGCGGCGACAACTGCGACGGCGAGCCAGGCGGGCTGCCATATATCATCGAATCGGACATCGTAGTCGAGCCCACTGCCGTGCTGCGTATCGAGCCGGGCGTTACGATCAAGTTCAAGGACGGACCCACGAACTTCACCGTCTATGGGACGCTGATTGCAGACGGTGTGCTCTTCACGAGCAACAGCATGCCACCATTTCCGCGCGACTGGTCTGGCATCAGGTTCTCAGGCCCCGGCGGCGCGCACAGTTCGCTTAGCAACTGCGTTTTCGAGTACGGAGGCGCAAGTCAGAATGACGTGCTTGCCCTTGTCCAGTGCGAGGACGGTGCGGACATCACCATCGAGAACTGCGAATTCAGGCACAGCGGGCTTTATGGCATTTTGGCCGACGGCGCCTCGCCGAAGGTCATCGACTGCACGTTTTACGGGTGCGAGAGGTTCCCGATCTATCAGCGCAGCCTCGACTCGTTCCCGGAGTATTACGGCAACGTGTTCATCGACAACGCTTACCGAGGCGTTCTTGTCGCCTCAGGCACGATCGAGCGATCGGGGACCTGGCAGAACCCGGGCATCCCCTACGTTGTGAGCCTATTCGGAGACATCGGGCTGCTCGAGATAGCCCAGGACGCGACGCTCACGCTCGAGCCGGGAACAACGGTCAAGTTCATCAGCCCAGAAGGGCGACTCGACGTTTATGGCGAGCTGCGTGCCGAGGGGAGACCGCTCCAACCTGTAACATTCACATCCTTCACCAACGACTGGGCTGGCGGCGATTCAAACGGAGACGGCGACAGTTCGGCGCCAGCGCCGGGCGACTTCGCCGGGATCAGGTTCCTTTCCGGCTCCTCTAATTCTTTCCTGTCCTGCTGTGCGGTGTCGTTTGCTGGCCAGGGCAGAGCCCCAAGCGCCTCAATCACTCTCTCGATCGGGGCCAACGTGCTCTTCAACACGTGTCTGATCGACCACTCGCTCGACACCGGCCTGAAGATGTCATCCGCCAATCCCGCCCTGCTCGGATGCTTCTTCATCAGCAACGAGATAGCGGTTCTATGCAAGAACGATTCAATGCCGTTGATCGACCACTGCTCCTTCTTTCAGAACAGCGAGTATGCCGTCAAGAACGAGAGTACAAGCACCGAAGTCCAGGCGCAAAACTGCTTCTGGGGCGATGAGACAGGGCCGGCCGACGCCTCCAACGATACCTCGACCGGTGGGCTTTACAACCCCAACGGACAGGGAGACCGCGTCTCGGACGGCGTCGATTACTCGGGCTTCCTTCAGGACGCATTCTGGGGCCCTACTTTCTCCATAAGAGCGAACAACACCACATTCGCGGTAGGCGACCATTTTGCTCTTTACGGGGCATACGCCAACCTTGAGGGGGAGCGCTCACTTGACGTCTATGTCGCGGTCCTTATGCCAACGCAGGACGTCATCTTCTACCCCACGTTTGGAACTGTTCCGAACGCGGTCTTTGTGACGCTGCCCGCACTGTCGTCGCTTCCAGAGTTCGAGCTCTTCGGCCTGCAAATACCGGGCGGCATCCCGCTGGGCGACTACTACGTATTCGCAGCGGGCTGCGACCTGGGCACCTTCGAGTTCGTGTCCAACGTAGCATATTCTCACTTCAGCATTTATTAGAGATGAGGGACTTGTCCACAGATTACACAGATGCCGCAGATTAGGATGAGAATTGAGCGGATTCTATCCACGACCAGAGAAGGTCTTGGACAGCCTGCAAGGGACACGATTCAGTTGTTGTGTTTTCTACTTCTGAAATCTGCGTAATCTGCGTAATCTGCGGACAGAAAAACTACTATCAATGAGCCTTTGGAAGCCTTCTGAGAAACCGATCGGCGAGTCGGGCGAGTCGCTGGCGGCCAAGTTTCTGCGGCAAGAGGGCCTGGAGATACTGGCGGTCAACTACTGGACGCGGGCCGGCGAGATAGACATCGTAGCCAAGGAGGGCGACACGCTCGTCTTCGTCGAGGTCAAAACACGCTCAACGACCTACGTGGCGCATCCAGAGCACGCGGTCACCAAGAAAAAGCAGCGAACAATTAACCGCGTGGCTGAGCAATACATGAAAAAGGCGGGCGTGCTGCACAAAGTGAACGCCCGTTTCGACATCGTCTCGGTCGTTAGGGATGAACAAGGCGATCTGAAGGTCGAGAACCATTTCCGAAGAGCATTCGAGGCACCGAAACGGTCGTATTGATAAGAGCGGGGACAGCCGCAACGTGTCCCCACACCCCTCCGCTGTTTCTGAGCTCTGCGCCGAGATAATGCCAGGCATTCTCTCACCCGCCGCCAACGACGAAGTCAAAGACTTCGTCATTCATTCGGTGCGGGCCAGCCATTCAGTCAGAGGGAATTGGGCCCAGCCGGGACGCATAAAGAAGTTCCTTTGTTTTGAGGAGGCCAAAGACGCAAGTCAGGGCGCTGGCCAGCTTGAACTGTTGCCCCTTTCGAGGCGCTGAAATAAAGCGAGCGCAATCAACAGATCAGCCCGCCTCACCGATCAATCTTGTTGGCAACCGATTCTGTAATTCATTTGCGCAGCATGATAGTTTAGGATGCTAATATGACTTTGTGGCTTTGTTTGCTTCATATTTCAGATGATTGTTCCTTAGCTTGGAGCCATAGATCGTGATAAAGCGTGACCCTCTTGCAGCATATCGAGCCAAGCGTGACCTCGGGAAGACGCCCGAGCCGCTCGGGGGTGAGAAACACGATGGCGCTCCGGTCTTCGTGGTTCAGAAGCACGATGCGAGCCATCTGCACTACGACCTTCGGCTCGAGATCGGCGGCGTGCTGAAATCCTGGGCTGTCCCGAAAGGCCCGTCGCTGGACCCGAAGGTGAAGCGGCTGGCGATCCCGACGGAGGACCATCCGCTTGACTACGCCGACTTCGAGGGCGTCATTCCCGAGGGGGAGTATGGGGCCGGCACGGTCATGGTTTGGGATATTGGGACCTATCGCAATCTGAAATCGGAGACCCAAGAGGCCCATTCAATTGACGAAAACTACGAACAAGGGCATCTCGAGATATACCTTGACGGGAAGAAGCTCAAGGGGGCCTTCACGATGGTCCGGACCAAACGAGGCGGCGCAAAGCCACAGTGGCTTCTATGGAAGAAGAAGGATGACTTCGCAGATACTGGCCACGACATTTTGATTGATGAGCCCAATTCCGCCGTCACCAGGCGGAGTCTTGGGCAAATAGCTGCCCAGAAGGGCGACCAGTAACCCCTGGGTGCGTGAAGGGGGCGGAATAGGACCCGCAGTCGAACGCCTTCGCGTTTGCTGCGAGCGCATGACGCATTCAGGGATTTGGCCAGTCATGCTATTCACGACCCAACTTCTCGCTTGAAGAGAAGGAAAACATCCTTCGTGTAACCGGAGCCCTGCGCTGTAACAAAAGACGTTACGAGCTCCCAATCTTCCGAGCCCAGCACGTTGATCGACCTCTCCAGTTTAGCCTGGTTGATTTTCCCCCCAGAGAATCCAGTGGCCGCTAGTTTAAGCGTCTTGTACTCCCACTTCATCGCAATCTCCTTTGATGATTCGTGCTCCTGGGGCACTCGTCTGATTAATGACCATCAATCCGCACGATCGGCTCAATAAAGCACAAAGCGGCCAATGTGGCAACTCGTTATCTCGACTTCAGGCTACCAATATCCCTTCATTTGACATGCTAGCCAAGTGCAAATACCTTTGCTCTGCCTAGATTGGCAACAAAACATACTGGGAAGGAGCAGAGATGAGAGGGGTTGATGAGAGTCTAAGAGCCGGGATCTCGCTGCCGGATGGCGTTGCCTATCTGAACTGGGCTTCTCAGGGCATCATTCCTAACGCCTCGCTTGAGGCGATGATGTCGATTCTGAAGCTGCGCGGCCGAACGGACGTCGATATTGCTGGGTGTGAGTTCGAGGCGGCGGACCGTGCAAGGGCGCTTTCGGCGAGACTCATCGGCGCCTCGCCCGCGGAGATCTGCCTTACCACAAGCACTTCTGTTGGGATCAACATCGCCGCGCAGGCTATTCCTTTCGAGCCGGGCGACGAGGTCCTGCTCCTGGACGTGGAGTTTCCGACTAACGTCGTGCCCTGGCGCAACTTGGAGAGAAGAGGCGTTAAGGTCAGAACTATGAGCATTGCTGACCGCTTTCCAAGCCCTGAGCTGCTCGAGGCGCAGATGGGGCCCAGAACGAGGGCAATTTCAGTCTCCTTCGTCCAGTTTCACGACGGGTTCAGGAACGGTCTGGCAACAATTGGCTCTATTTGCCGCAGTCGGGGCATCTATTTCGTCGTGGACGCCATGCAGGGCCTCGGCGTTTGCCCCTTGTCTGTGAACGAGATCAACGCTCATTTCGTTGCTACGGGAGGCACAAAGTGGCTCGTGTCGCCTTACGGGACTGGGTTCTGCTACATCAGGCAGGACGTTCTCGATCGCATCGCTTGGCTGCCCGCACAGGGCTGGCTCGCGTTTGAATACCTTGGCCACGATTTTTCACAGATAATCAACGTGGAGCGAAGACTGCTGCCCGGCGCGAGAAGGTTCGAGGTCGGCACGCTTCCCTGGCACGATTTCGCTGGCTTTGATGTCTCGGTTGAG encodes:
- a CDS encoding N-6 DNA methylase codes for the protein MTDALEPVELDRTKGYFTPSTVAEFMILNSEVRKDARIIDPAAGDGTFIQTLLRRGYRRVWGIEVMEDRAAELRERTKACNGFSILSGDALDLATLGSWAVGSFDVAIGNPPFSYRRSKISDERILANFELGRPNQAVEILFLERFIQLVRPSGLIRIILPMNIFANTTLQYVRDFILENLWIEAVVGLPRHTFGGTSAKTAILFGQKRGKSWGVRGDLWSQKRVKLASIPDVKSLPDLAGMTIDSPDEGLLASMVDIQTRMDPDYHFAGAGTSRIVERSTVPFAPLGELADVHTGFFKYGDTGHLVHSSVPRNRLERDKYIRLLKAKNLSIYGFRFGVDDFFIRKDEELFRPWACLNVGDVMVVRVGAGCVGRATCVIDEQYNGQADDWMLIVEHKRVNPAYLAFYLNSSIGRAFVMREAQGTGTLSISKGKLLKVQVPMLLENEQSELEAQVKKMYEAQRLGKLDRAKSIFSSLEKRLELLVLKQ
- a CDS encoding SPOR domain-containing protein, producing the protein MAEKDRTREGAEKNEPEADNGLLEKDEADAQGEGNLDESVEPEIGSSEVEEHYKGPVRYHLTLRARDLYLLVFGAALVIFAAFTLGAIVGRYLGPYPNQQVTAGLERQDLFNEGKEQTVEPTPDSTQKPAPSPSMKHEATSKPQSSSSEPFHVQKGEKLLSLIATPTESPKATPTPRARRTPVAIATATPSPKPTDKARQVPKKETKTTARGKTPIGKKASSSAKKSSVSTYYSVQVGAFKRRTNAQREVNNLKRLGFYGWIKPPTKRVHFYCVLVGKKKSAAERAPLVKKLRKAGYKSVLLKTFHEMQ
- the lipA gene encoding lipoyl synthase is translated as MSLRPHLPPWLRTTFRFTPEVRQTKRMLRNLVLHTVCEEARCPNIAECFSHGTATFMIMGNVCIRNCAFCGCQKGSPESLEPMEPINVARATRQLGLGHCVVTSVTRDDLHDKGASHFAQTIEAIRELNPDTTVEVLTPDFAGEPEAIEEVVEARPDVFNHNVETIPRLYSSVRPGADYDMSLGLLAMVKQMDPSIITKSGLMVGLSETIKEVEAVFADLASAGVDAVTVGQYMQPALRNVQVSKYYEPDAFDYLAERGRSLGIKRVLAGPLVRSSYKAAELMKTIRSEFP
- a CDS encoding right-handed parallel beta-helix repeat-containing protein — protein: MMNRATMLLVWGMFAVLTSLDVGATSYVSRDYYKVGDDCTYQIHDRSIVGEVVLGVSGLIGGDNCDGEPGGLPYIIESDIVVEPTAVLRIEPGVTIKFKDGPTNFTVYGTLIADGVLFTSNSMPPFPRDWSGIRFSGPGGAHSSLSNCVFEYGGASQNDVLALVQCEDGADITIENCEFRHSGLYGILADGASPKVIDCTFYGCERFPIYQRSLDSFPEYYGNVFIDNAYRGVLVASGTIERSGTWQNPGIPYVVSLFGDIGLLEIAQDATLTLEPGTTVKFISPEGRLDVYGELRAEGRPLQPVTFTSFTNDWAGGDSNGDGDSSAPAPGDFAGIRFLSGSSNSFLSCCAVSFAGQGRAPSASITLSIGANVLFNTCLIDHSLDTGLKMSSANPALLGCFFISNEIAVLCKNDSMPLIDHCSFFQNSEYAVKNESTSTEVQAQNCFWGDETGPADASNDTSTGGLYNPNGQGDRVSDGVDYSGFLQDAFWGPTFSIRANNTTFAVGDHFALYGAYANLEGERSLDVYVAVLMPTQDVIFYPTFGTVPNAVFVTLPALSSLPEFELFGLQIPGGIPLGDYYVFAAGCDLGTFEFVSNVAYSHFSIY
- a CDS encoding YraN family protein, which encodes MSLWKPSEKPIGESGESLAAKFLRQEGLEILAVNYWTRAGEIDIVAKEGDTLVFVEVKTRSTTYVAHPEHAVTKKKQRTINRVAEQYMKKAGVLHKVNARFDIVSVVRDEQGDLKVENHFRRAFEAPKRSY
- a CDS encoding DNA polymerase ligase N-terminal domain-containing protein is translated as MIKRDPLAAYRAKRDLGKTPEPLGGEKHDGAPVFVVQKHDASHLHYDLRLEIGGVLKSWAVPKGPSLDPKVKRLAIPTEDHPLDYADFEGVIPEGEYGAGTVMVWDIGTYRNLKSETQEAHSIDENYEQGHLEIYLDGKKLKGAFTMVRTKRGGAKPQWLLWKKKDDFADTGHDILIDEPNSAVTRRSLGQIAAQKGDQ
- a CDS encoding DUF4177 domain-containing protein; the encoded protein is MKWEYKTLKLAATGFSGGKINQAKLERSINVLGSEDWELVTSFVTAQGSGYTKDVFLLFKREVGS
- a CDS encoding aminotransferase class V-fold PLP-dependent enzyme; this encodes MRGVDESLRAGISLPDGVAYLNWASQGIIPNASLEAMMSILKLRGRTDVDIAGCEFEAADRARALSARLIGASPAEICLTTSTSVGINIAAQAIPFEPGDEVLLLDVEFPTNVVPWRNLERRGVKVRTMSIADRFPSPELLEAQMGPRTRAISVSFVQFHDGFRNGLATIGSICRSRGIYFVVDAMQGLGVCPLSVNEINAHFVATGGTKWLVSPYGTGFCYIRQDVLDRIAWLPAQGWLAFEYLGHDFSQIINVERRLLPGARRFEVGTLPWHDFAGFDVSVELLLQVGIEAIYAHVAGLYDRLVEGLSSIPNISVKSCLEPTARSGILSISSPDPGRLCEFLKGQGVFVSHREGAIRVAIHGFNNEEDIDRLLAATETFVKR